One Vallitalea pronyensis genomic region harbors:
- a CDS encoding CdaR family transcriptional regulator, translating to MYIRDIAQKIVNLMMEVIDNRNINIMDCEGFILASGEPNRIATYHKGADDVIKSGKAIEIFPEDIGQFPGAKQGVNLPINIEGKIIGVVGVFGHPDEVRMVARLVKNSVELALEQYLISEQVNLVKDLKNQLIRKLIFNPIIESEEEILCLSKVAHVDLKIKRCAVVIKLDNFTNEEIYESMNAMGQIEKNLYEKNLITKNDFFGVINHYFIIFKAIDDSKRICYRNSIQYIFEDQQCYHVKIGFGNSYKDLYGYKKSFNEAVELISISKKEPLDIKDFETQSKYLLHKIQTDVSEPLIKELYALILDENNKVPEWFYKTLEALFEHNLNLNETAGHLFVHKNTLVYRVKKIEQITGLSINNFYHGVLLYCLYAFINKHNSGG from the coding sequence ATGTATATAAGAGACATTGCACAGAAAATTGTTAATTTAATGATGGAAGTTATTGATAACCGAAACATTAACATTATGGATTGTGAAGGTTTTATTCTGGCATCGGGTGAACCCAATAGAATAGCAACATATCATAAAGGCGCTGATGATGTGATTAAATCCGGCAAGGCAATCGAAATATTTCCTGAGGATATAGGACAATTTCCAGGTGCTAAACAAGGTGTTAATCTACCCATTAATATAGAGGGTAAAATTATTGGCGTTGTAGGTGTTTTTGGGCATCCAGATGAAGTTCGTATGGTTGCTAGGCTAGTAAAAAATTCAGTAGAATTAGCCCTTGAGCAATACCTTATATCCGAGCAAGTCAACCTTGTCAAAGACCTAAAGAATCAATTGATCAGAAAGCTCATTTTTAATCCGATAATTGAATCAGAAGAAGAGATATTATGCTTATCAAAAGTGGCACATGTGGATCTTAAAATCAAAAGATGTGCTGTAGTGATTAAATTGGATAACTTTACAAATGAAGAGATTTATGAATCCATGAATGCTATGGGACAAATTGAAAAAAATCTATATGAAAAAAATCTGATAACAAAAAATGATTTCTTTGGTGTAATTAATCATTATTTTATTATATTTAAAGCCATAGACGATAGCAAAAGAATTTGCTATAGAAATAGTATACAGTATATATTTGAAGATCAACAATGCTATCATGTGAAAATAGGTTTTGGCAATTCTTACAAGGATTTATATGGTTATAAAAAATCTTTTAATGAAGCTGTAGAGCTTATTTCAATCAGCAAAAAAGAACCCCTTGATATAAAAGATTTTGAAACCCAATCAAAATACCTTCTCCATAAGATACAAACAGATGTATCAGAGCCATTAATCAAAGAATTATATGCTTTAATATTGGATGAAAACAATAAAGTTCCAGAATGGTTCTACAAAACATTAGAAGCATTATTTGAGCATAATCTAAACTTGAATGAAACAGCAGGACATCTCTTTGTTCATAAGAATACCCTTGTTTATCGTGTGAAAAAAATTGAGCAAATAACAGGTTTGTCAATAAATAACTTTTATCATGGAGTACTTTTATACTGTTTATATGCTTTTATCAACAAGCATAATAGTGGGGGTTGA
- a CDS encoding MBL fold metallo-hydrolase, which yields MRFTITTLIENSKGEHLGLLNEHGLSFLIETTNRTMLFDTGKSDGYLHNAVQLGKDLSNIDTVVISHGHYDHTGGFTSLVDHITSNFKLYIHKNALQKKYSFDGTHYKYLGNSFNNTYLADNKIETHFIHEDILEIDKGIYIVSNFERVTPFEKADPRFCVEKSKHKHVLDGFEDEMILAIDTPDGLVVVLGCSHPGVINMLHTIMKRTGKSIHTIIGGTHLVHADDERIRQTIESFKKLDIQRFGISHCTGENAMHQIKEAFGDKYFHNTTGTVLFF from the coding sequence GTGAGATTTACAATTACGACTTTAATTGAGAATTCAAAAGGTGAACATTTAGGATTATTGAATGAACATGGTCTATCATTTTTGATTGAAACAACCAATAGAACCATGCTATTTGATACTGGAAAAAGTGATGGCTATCTACATAATGCGGTCCAATTAGGTAAAGACCTTAGTAACATTGATACCGTTGTTATCAGTCACGGCCATTACGACCATACGGGGGGCTTTACAAGTCTTGTTGATCACATTACCTCTAATTTTAAATTGTATATCCATAAAAATGCCTTACAGAAAAAATATAGCTTTGATGGAACACATTACAAGTATCTAGGAAATAGTTTTAATAATACTTATTTAGCGGATAATAAGATAGAAACACACTTTATACATGAAGACATATTAGAGATAGATAAAGGTATATACATTGTATCAAATTTTGAGCGTGTAACACCTTTTGAAAAAGCCGACCCAAGATTTTGCGTTGAAAAAAGTAAACATAAACATGTTTTAGATGGATTTGAAGATGAAATGATATTAGCAATAGACACACCTGATGGTTTAGTTGTCGTCTTAGGCTGTTCTCATCCAGGAGTCATTAATATGCTTCACACTATAATGAAGCGTACAGGGAAAAGTATTCATACGATTATTGGGGGAACACATTTAGTTCACGCAGATGATGAAAGAATTCGTCAAACCATTGAAAGTTTTAAAAAGTTGGACATACAAAGGTTTGGAATTTCACACTGCACGGGAGAAAATGCTATGCATCAAATAAAAGAAGCATTTGGTGATAAGTATTTTCATAATACAACTGGAACAGTTTTATTTTTTTAA
- the spo0A gene encoding sporulation transcription factor Spo0A has product MKRASRFWEKEGGKRLSDTIKVLISDDSVKMCSILSEYLNQKEDITVIGIANNGEDACRQIKEKEPDVVLLDIIMPQLDGLGVLERMFEDKDVQKIPMFIMLTAVGQEKITSSALNLGAEYYIMKPFDNETIVKRIRQLKGKMQLVKRDRRHDFVHETNSNYSARSLEAEVTNIIHEIGVPAHIKGYQYLRDAIIMAINDMDILNSITKLLYPSIAKKFNTTPSRVERAIRHAIEVAWGRGKMDTIDKLFGYTINHGKGKPTNSEFIALIADKLRLELRVG; this is encoded by the coding sequence ATGAAACGGGCGAGTCGTTTCTGGGAAAAAGAAGGGGGAAAAAGGTTGAGCGATACAATCAAAGTTTTAATTTCAGATGATAGTGTTAAAATGTGTTCTATCCTATCTGAATATCTGAATCAAAAGGAAGATATCACTGTTATTGGTATTGCAAATAATGGTGAGGATGCATGTAGGCAGATTAAGGAAAAGGAACCGGATGTTGTTTTACTGGATATCATTATGCCTCAATTAGATGGGCTAGGTGTACTCGAGCGTATGTTTGAGGATAAAGATGTACAGAAGATTCCAATGTTTATTATGCTTACAGCAGTAGGGCAAGAAAAGATTACTTCCAGTGCACTTAATCTTGGAGCCGAATACTACATCATGAAGCCTTTTGATAACGAGACAATCGTAAAACGTATTAGACAGTTAAAAGGTAAGATGCAATTGGTAAAACGTGACCGTCGTCATGATTTTGTTCATGAAACCAATTCCAATTACTCTGCTAGAAGTTTAGAAGCGGAAGTAACGAATATTATTCATGAAATAGGCGTACCAGCACATATCAAAGGTTATCAATATCTTAGAGATGCAATCATTATGGCAATTAACGATATGGATATTTTGAACTCAATTACAAAACTTCTGTATCCATCCATAGCAAAGAAATTCAATACAACACCGAGCAGAGTTGAGAGGGCTATACGACATGCCATCGAAGTAGCCTGGGGTAGAGGAAAGATGGATACAATTGATAAACTATTTGGCTATACAATCAACCATGGTAAAGGTAAGCCAACCAATTCTGAGTTCATAGCACTTATAGCGGATAAATTACGATTAGAACTTCGAGTAGGATAG
- the spoIVB gene encoding SpoIVB peptidase, with protein sequence MRTKRCRLRILLLICLLIFFAMNVGANLLISRYLPDEIKILVNEERNFLFNVPLNAQINGDDIKGVVTVNQEPVKENLMLDLQESFTIHSNKTGVIDVELKLFGILPIKRVRVDVIPDQKIVPVGRTIGVTVYTQGILVLGTGLVYGEDGKKHNPAKGKLYTGDYIKEVNGTPVTRKKELIEIIKENQGDEITFLVTRNGKDETVSITPVKTLENEAYRVGIWVRDDTQGIGTMTYMNLDKKTFGALGHGITDVDTKQLIHVGTGEVVNTMITTIKKGQNGSPGEISGIIVGGEGNSYGDIKKNTHNGIFGYISPDGLAQVPSDQVLPLGFRYDIKVGKAVIRSDVSGELKDYDIQIKKIYLGDEANKGMIIEVVDKELIQTTNGIIQGMSGSPIIQNGKLIGAVTHVFVQDSRKGYGAFIENMLIEEKDL encoded by the coding sequence ATGAGAACCAAACGATGCAGACTTAGAATACTTCTTCTCATATGTCTCTTAATTTTTTTTGCAATGAATGTTGGAGCGAATCTATTAATCAGCAGGTATTTACCCGATGAAATCAAAATTTTAGTCAACGAAGAAAGGAACTTCCTATTTAATGTCCCACTAAACGCTCAGATTAATGGTGATGACATAAAAGGTGTTGTAACAGTTAATCAAGAGCCTGTTAAAGAAAATCTCATGTTAGATTTACAGGAATCCTTTACGATTCATTCAAACAAAACAGGTGTTATTGATGTCGAACTAAAATTATTCGGTATTTTACCGATAAAAAGAGTGAGGGTTGATGTCATACCTGACCAAAAAATCGTTCCTGTTGGAAGAACCATTGGTGTTACCGTCTATACACAAGGTATATTGGTATTGGGAACAGGTTTGGTATATGGGGAAGATGGTAAGAAACACAATCCAGCAAAAGGTAAGCTCTACACAGGTGATTATATTAAAGAAGTTAATGGGACACCTGTAACGAGGAAAAAAGAGCTCATTGAGATCATTAAAGAAAATCAAGGTGATGAGATAACATTTCTCGTTACACGAAATGGCAAAGATGAAACAGTTTCCATTACACCCGTCAAAACATTAGAAAATGAAGCGTATCGTGTGGGAATATGGGTAAGGGATGATACACAAGGTATTGGTACTATGACGTATATGAATTTGGACAAAAAAACTTTCGGGGCATTAGGACATGGTATAACAGATGTTGACACGAAGCAATTAATACATGTGGGCACTGGTGAAGTTGTGAATACCATGATTACAACCATTAAAAAAGGACAAAATGGTTCCCCAGGTGAGATATCAGGTATTATTGTTGGTGGAGAAGGAAATAGTTATGGTGATATAAAAAAGAATACCCATAACGGTATTTTTGGCTATATATCCCCTGACGGGTTGGCACAAGTACCCAGTGATCAAGTTCTCCCATTAGGTTTTCGTTATGATATTAAAGTAGGGAAAGCAGTTATAAGAAGTGATGTTAGTGGGGAATTAAAGGATTATGACATTCAGATTAAGAAAATCTATCTAGGAGATGAAGCCAATAAAGGCATGATTATTGAAGTGGTTGATAAAGAACTTATTCAGACCACTAATGGTATCATACAAGGCATGAGTGGTAGTCCAATTATTCAAAATGGGAAACTAATTGGCGCGGTTACCCATGTATTTGTTCAAGATTCTAGAAAAGGCTATGGGGCATTTATTGAGAATATGTTGATTGAAGAAAAAGATTTGTAA
- the recN gene encoding DNA repair protein RecN, whose amino-acid sequence MLMHLHVKNIALIDEMNVDFNHNLNIMTGETGAGKSIIIGSINAVLGEKVSKDIIRTGCDNALIELLFHVNNKTVMDKLHGYDINIDDSKELLITRKIGSNGRSVFRMNGQVVTTAIVKDVSAKLIDIHGQHAHQSLLNRKNHLRLLDTFCGEDILVIKDKLKIKYQRYQELCKQVDHSLLDEQKRKQEISFLEFEINEIESANLKTGEDNRLEEDYKRLSNGKKIARTLSHVLTSISGDDSAIKGGADLIGEGVHILGEIKHFDTSIDTFHRQLLNIEMLMSDCSRDMHDYLNDFELDESQFEEVENRMDQLNHLKMKYGQSIQEIIAYKQDKEKRLDELVHFEAHLHKINLEIDKIKKEIEEYCERLSQIRKERAKYVSKSIVQALKDINLQNTDFVINVDKSDAFNSTGWDDVEFLISTNVGEPPKSLDKVASGGELSRIMLAIKSILANSDDINTLIFDEIDTGISGMTAGMVAEKLAHISKRHQVICITHLPQIAAMGDTHYMIKKIVEKNNTLTTINPLNKEYAIKELARLLGGVQITDATMANAEEMINFAEELKRGII is encoded by the coding sequence ATGTTAATGCATCTTCATGTGAAAAACATTGCTTTAATTGATGAGATGAATGTGGACTTTAATCATAACTTGAATATTATGACTGGTGAAACTGGAGCAGGAAAATCCATTATCATAGGATCCATCAATGCTGTTTTAGGCGAAAAAGTGAGTAAGGACATCATAAGAACAGGTTGTGATAACGCACTCATAGAATTATTATTCCATGTGAATAATAAGACAGTCATGGACAAGTTACATGGGTATGACATTAACATAGACGACAGCAAGGAATTACTGATTACCCGTAAGATAGGCAGTAATGGTAGAAGTGTTTTTAGAATGAATGGCCAAGTGGTGACAACGGCCATCGTCAAAGATGTATCAGCGAAACTCATTGATATTCATGGTCAGCATGCCCATCAGTCTTTGTTAAATCGCAAAAACCACCTCCGGTTACTGGATACATTTTGCGGTGAAGATATTCTTGTCATTAAAGATAAACTAAAAATCAAATATCAACGATATCAGGAATTATGTAAACAAGTAGACCATTCCTTGTTAGATGAACAAAAACGTAAACAAGAAATTTCTTTTTTAGAGTTTGAAATCAATGAAATTGAATCTGCCAATCTAAAAACAGGTGAAGATAATCGTTTAGAAGAAGATTATAAACGTTTGTCTAATGGGAAAAAGATTGCCAGAACCTTATCCCATGTGTTAACGTCCATCAGTGGGGATGATTCCGCCATAAAAGGAGGGGCTGATTTAATTGGGGAAGGTGTACACATACTTGGAGAGATCAAGCATTTTGACACATCCATCGATACCTTTCACCGTCAATTATTGAACATTGAAATGCTCATGAGTGATTGTAGTCGTGACATGCATGATTATCTGAATGACTTTGAATTGGATGAATCACAGTTTGAAGAAGTTGAAAATCGAATGGACCAATTAAATCATCTAAAAATGAAATATGGTCAGTCTATACAGGAAATAATAGCTTATAAGCAAGATAAAGAAAAACGTCTTGATGAACTGGTTCATTTTGAGGCACATTTACATAAAATCAACCTAGAAATTGATAAAATCAAAAAAGAAATCGAAGAATATTGTGAACGTTTATCCCAGATTAGAAAAGAACGAGCAAAATATGTTAGCAAAAGTATTGTACAAGCCCTGAAAGATATTAATCTTCAAAATACAGATTTTGTGATTAACGTGGATAAATCAGATGCATTTAACAGTACAGGCTGGGATGATGTGGAGTTTCTTATATCAACCAATGTAGGTGAACCACCAAAGTCCTTAGACAAGGTTGCTTCAGGTGGTGAGTTATCACGAATCATGTTAGCCATCAAATCCATCTTGGCCAATAGTGATGATATTAATACACTTATATTTGATGAAATTGATACTGGTATAAGCGGTATGACGGCAGGTATGGTAGCTGAGAAGCTGGCACACATATCCAAAAGACATCAAGTTATCTGTATCACCCATTTACCTCAGATTGCAGCTATGGGTGATACCCATTATATGATAAAAAAAATTGTTGAAAAAAACAATACGCTAACAACCATTAATCCATTAAACAAGGAATATGCCATAAAAGAATTAGCCAGGTTATTAGGCGGTGTACAGATTACGGATGCTACCATGGCTAATGCAGAAGAAATGATCAATTTTGCTGAAGAATTAAAGCGAGGAATTATATAA
- the argR gene encoding arginine repressor translates to MKIERQTKILQLINAYDIETQEDLANKLIEEGFIVTQATISRDIRELRLTKIATADGKQKYVVLQNKETKMNEKFIRVFRDGFSSMDRAGNLIVLKTLNGMAMAVAAAIDSLQYDDVVGCIAGDDTIFCAVRTEHDAIKIMEKFSKLANHHL, encoded by the coding sequence ATGAAAATTGAGCGTCAGACTAAAATTCTTCAATTAATTAATGCATACGATATTGAGACCCAAGAGGATTTAGCCAATAAACTAATTGAAGAAGGATTTATAGTAACTCAAGCTACCATTTCAAGGGACATTCGTGAACTTCGTTTAACGAAGATTGCTACAGCAGATGGTAAGCAAAAATATGTGGTTCTTCAAAACAAAGAGACGAAAATGAATGAAAAATTTATTCGTGTTTTTCGAGATGGTTTTTCGTCCATGGACAGAGCTGGTAATTTAATTGTGCTTAAAACTTTAAATGGCATGGCTATGGCAGTTGCGGCAGCTATTGATTCTCTTCAATATGATGATGTAGTGGGTTGCATTGCTGGCGATGATACTATCTTCTGTGCAGTGAGAACTGAACATGATGCCATCAAAATAATGGAGAAATTCAGTAAGTTGGCTAATCATCATTTATAA
- a CDS encoding NAD(+)/NADH kinase, with amino-acid sequence MKRFVILPNVSKDNQLSTSRLIIDWLERHHCQVYLPEDVACQLNKETYGLKGKALYEHADCAIVLGGDGTILYTARQIAAYDLPILGVNLGNLGFLAEVEKKDAIVTLKKIIDGDYYIQKRMMLNVSKTMTNQEEKVGLALNDIVIARSSISRMMKYSLCVNEGHVNDYSADGLIVSTPTGSTAYNLSAGGPILDPANEMMVITPICPHTLMSRSIVLSQNDEVRISLKDNRKSWNKDIILTIDGQENFKIDQEDEIIVSKSEHSAQLITCNKNGFYRILKKKLGNR; translated from the coding sequence ATGAAGCGATTTGTAATTCTACCGAATGTATCAAAAGATAATCAATTGTCGACATCAAGGCTCATTATAGATTGGCTTGAACGGCACCATTGTCAAGTGTATTTACCTGAGGATGTGGCATGTCAATTAAATAAAGAAACCTATGGTCTGAAAGGAAAAGCTTTATATGAGCATGCCGATTGTGCAATTGTACTAGGTGGGGATGGAACAATCCTGTATACAGCAAGACAGATCGCAGCATATGATTTGCCTATTCTAGGTGTTAATCTTGGGAACTTGGGGTTTTTAGCAGAAGTAGAGAAAAAAGATGCCATTGTAACGTTAAAAAAAATAATTGACGGTGATTACTATATCCAAAAACGTATGATGCTTAATGTATCAAAAACCATGACCAATCAAGAAGAAAAAGTTGGTTTAGCTCTCAATGATATTGTCATAGCCAGGTCATCCATTTCCCGTATGATGAAATACAGTTTATGTGTGAATGAAGGACATGTTAATGACTATTCAGCTGATGGTTTGATTGTTTCCACACCTACAGGCTCTACGGCTTACAATTTATCAGCTGGGGGACCTATTCTGGACCCAGCCAATGAAATGATGGTTATTACACCCATATGCCCTCATACACTTATGTCAAGAAGTATTGTCTTATCCCAAAATGACGAAGTCAGAATATCCCTTAAGGATAATCGAAAGAGTTGGAATAAAGATATTATACTTACAATAGATGGTCAAGAGAATTTTAAGATTGACCAAGAAGATGAAATTATTGTTTCTAAGTCGGAACACAGTGCACAATTAATTACGTGTAATAAGAATGGGTTTTATAGAATACTCAAGAAAAAACTGGGTAATCGATAA
- a CDS encoding TlyA family RNA methyltransferase — translation MAGKERLDVLLVDRGLAPSREKAKAIIMSGNVFVDGEREDKPGTKLNIEKEIIIKSNPNPYVSRGGLKLDKAMKAFDLTLEGKICMDVGASTGGFTDCMLQNGAVKVYAIDVGYGQFAWKLRQDKRVVCMEKTNIRYVTPDRIDDLVDFVSIDVSFISLRKVLEPVRKLMQEDAEIVCLIKPQFEAGREKVGKKGVVRDRTVHEEVIWGIMQYVQTISFYIKGLSFSPIKGPEGNIEYLLYMTKVEQEKLDDDTLHDMTKTVVDKAHEKL, via the coding sequence ATGGCTGGTAAAGAAAGACTGGATGTATTACTTGTCGATAGAGGATTAGCGCCTTCTAGGGAAAAAGCAAAGGCTATTATTATGTCAGGTAATGTTTTTGTAGATGGAGAAAGAGAAGATAAGCCAGGCACGAAACTTAATATAGAAAAAGAAATCATCATAAAATCCAATCCGAATCCTTACGTCAGTCGTGGAGGTCTAAAATTAGATAAAGCCATGAAAGCATTTGATTTAACCCTTGAAGGGAAGATTTGTATGGACGTTGGGGCTTCTACTGGCGGTTTTACGGATTGTATGCTTCAAAATGGGGCTGTAAAAGTCTATGCTATTGATGTAGGTTATGGACAATTTGCTTGGAAACTCCGTCAAGATAAACGGGTGGTATGCATGGAAAAAACCAATATTCGTTATGTAACACCTGATAGGATAGACGACCTTGTGGATTTTGTCTCCATTGATGTATCGTTTATTTCACTAAGAAAGGTACTGGAGCCCGTAAGGAAGTTAATGCAAGAGGATGCTGAAATCGTATGTCTAATCAAACCTCAATTCGAAGCCGGACGAGAAAAAGTAGGGAAAAAAGGTGTTGTAAGAGATAGAACTGTGCATGAAGAAGTGATCTGGGGCATTATGCAGTATGTGCAGACCATTTCATTCTATATAAAGGGCCTTAGTTTTTCGCCTATAAAAGGTCCAGAAGGTAATATTGAATACCTCTTATACATGACGAAAGTAGAACAAGAAAAGTTAGACGATGACACCCTTCATGACATGACCAAAACAGTTGTTGATAAAGCCCATGAAAAACTATAA
- the dxs gene encoding 1-deoxy-D-xylulose-5-phosphate synthase produces the protein MSKLLDGIHSPGDIKGLNVNQLNQLSKELREYLISVVSDTGGHLSSNLGVVELTLALHYCFQSPYDKLIWDVGHQTYIHKILTGRKEEIKTIRKYKGLSGFPKRSESKHDVFETGHSTTSLSAALGFAKSREILQENNYVVPIIGDGSMTGGMAFEAMNNASRLHANFIAILNDNQMSISKNVGGLSTYLDSIRTGTVYKEMKEEVEKTLIKIPKIGRDVVRVIRDVKSGIKQLLIPGMLFEELGFTYLGPIDGHNISALIRTLNQAKRMNEPVLIHVNTTKGKGFKPAEQNPTKFHSMKPFHIKNGKCKNKPCRESYSQVFGDKLVSMAKNNDRLVAISAAMPEGTGLSEFAKKFPNRFFDVGIAEQHAVTFAAGLASNGIKPVVALYSSFLQRAYDQIIHDVCMQKLPVVFAIDRAGLVGEDGETHQGVFDASFLNHIPSMTIVAPKNGQELEAMLEFAVAYDGPIAIRYPKGKASGMADHPQTPIAYGQCEWIRKGEHVALISIGTITETAVKVAERLDKQHIHCSVINARFIKPMDKQMVEDVAKAHNVVIIIEENVLTGGYGSRFLQHVSDLQLDTRVVNLGIEDAFIEHGTRAQQLELCRLDEKGLYEQIIPHVRGLKHQKNA, from the coding sequence GTGAGTAAATTATTAGATGGTATTCATAGTCCTGGTGATATCAAGGGTTTGAATGTGAACCAACTGAATCAATTATCAAAAGAACTTCGAGAATATTTAATCAGTGTAGTCAGTGATACTGGCGGACACTTAAGTTCCAATCTAGGTGTCGTTGAATTAACTTTAGCACTTCATTACTGTTTCCAATCACCGTATGATAAATTGATCTGGGATGTGGGACATCAAACATATATCCATAAGATTTTAACGGGAAGAAAAGAAGAGATTAAAACCATAAGAAAATATAAAGGGTTAAGTGGTTTTCCTAAAAGGTCAGAAAGTAAACATGATGTATTTGAAACAGGTCATAGTACCACGTCACTTTCAGCTGCCCTTGGATTCGCTAAATCAAGAGAAATACTTCAAGAAAATAATTATGTAGTACCCATCATTGGTGATGGTTCCATGACAGGTGGTATGGCTTTTGAAGCCATGAATAATGCCAGTCGGTTACACGCTAATTTTATTGCCATCCTTAATGATAATCAGATGTCTATATCTAAAAATGTAGGGGGCTTATCCACCTATTTGGACTCTATACGAACGGGTACTGTTTACAAAGAAATGAAAGAAGAAGTGGAAAAAACATTGATTAAAATACCAAAAATAGGTAGAGATGTGGTCCGGGTCATTCGGGATGTAAAATCCGGTATTAAACAGCTCTTAATTCCTGGTATGTTGTTTGAGGAATTAGGGTTTACCTATTTAGGTCCTATAGATGGGCATAATATATCTGCCCTTATCCGTACTTTAAATCAAGCAAAACGTATGAATGAACCGGTATTGATTCATGTGAATACAACCAAAGGGAAAGGTTTTAAACCTGCTGAACAGAATCCTACTAAATTTCACAGCATGAAACCCTTTCATATTAAAAATGGAAAATGCAAAAATAAACCTTGTCGAGAAAGCTATTCTCAAGTCTTTGGAGACAAGCTTGTTAGTATGGCCAAAAATAATGACCGTTTGGTAGCCATATCCGCAGCTATGCCAGAGGGAACAGGTCTTAGTGAATTTGCTAAGAAATTCCCTAATCGTTTCTTTGATGTAGGTATCGCTGAGCAGCATGCTGTTACGTTTGCAGCAGGACTTGCTTCTAATGGTATTAAACCAGTTGTAGCACTCTATTCATCGTTTTTACAAAGGGCTTATGACCAGATTATTCATGATGTTTGCATGCAGAAGCTGCCAGTTGTATTTGCTATTGACCGAGCTGGATTAGTAGGTGAAGATGGTGAAACCCATCAAGGCGTATTTGATGCCTCTTTCTTAAATCATATACCAAGTATGACCATTGTTGCTCCAAAAAACGGACAAGAATTAGAAGCCATGTTAGAATTTGCTGTGGCCTATGACGGTCCTATTGCAATACGCTATCCAAAGGGCAAGGCATCAGGTATGGCAGATCATCCACAAACACCTATTGCTTATGGTCAATGTGAATGGATTAGAAAAGGTGAACATGTAGCCCTTATCAGTATCGGAACCATCACAGAAACTGCTGTTAAAGTGGCAGAGCGATTGGATAAGCAACATATACATTGTTCAGTGATTAATGCAAGATTTATAAAACCTATGGATAAACAGATGGTTGAGGATGTGGCAAAAGCGCATAATGTGGTTATTATAATAGAAGAGAATGTTTTAACAGGTGGATATGGTAGTCGTTTCCTTCAACATGTGTCTGATTTACAATTAGATACACGCGTTGTTAATTTGGGTATCGAAGATGCCTTTATTGAGCATGGTACAAGAGCGCAGCAGTTAGAGCTATGCCGGCTTGATGAGAAAGGGCTCTATGAGCAGATTATACCCCATGTCCGTGGATTAAAACATCAGAAAAATGCCTAG
- a CDS encoding Mg2+ and Co2+ transporter CorB, with protein sequence MGKHKPKVKFRSIYTHKKVNKKWIITITIVTLIMAILLGYISDIFMDKVILWGAALIVFLIVLMGIFFDLLGIAVTAAEETPFHSMAASRVRGAKESILIIRNAGAVANFFNDVIGDIAGIISGVAGGAIVAMVVKYGLDKTVVTISLTGIIAAITVGGKAIGKEIALRHANLIVYRLGVIYSYMRKQNNK encoded by the coding sequence TTGGGTAAACACAAACCAAAAGTTAAATTTAGAAGTATTTATACACATAAAAAGGTAAATAAAAAATGGATTATAACAATAACCATTGTTACATTAATAATGGCTATATTGCTTGGATATATATCCGATATCTTTATGGATAAGGTCATTTTATGGGGTGCTGCACTTATTGTATTTTTAATTGTGTTAATGGGCATCTTTTTTGATTTATTGGGTATTGCCGTAACGGCAGCCGAAGAGACGCCTTTTCATTCCATGGCAGCTTCACGTGTAAGGGGAGCAAAAGAAAGTATTTTAATTATTAGAAATGCAGGAGCAGTAGCCAATTTCTTTAACGATGTGATTGGTGATATTGCAGGTATTATCTCTGGTGTAGCTGGAGGAGCTATTGTTGCAATGGTAGTCAAATACGGTCTTGACAAAACCGTTGTGACCATTAGTCTAACAGGAATCATTGCTGCCATTACCGTTGGAGGCAAGGCAATAGGTAAGGAAATTGCGCTTCGTCATGCCAATTTAATTGTCTATCGCCTAGGTGTTATCTATAGTTATATGAGAAAACAAAACAACAAATAG